The Streptomyces rubrogriseus genomic sequence CCTGGGCTTCGCCAGGCGCGACATCGCACCGGAACCCGACCGCGCCGTCCTGGTCGACGTGCCCGCCGGGCCGGTCTTCCCCGACGCGACCACCGACGCACCCGCGTTCATCCGCAACCATCCGCGGCGACGTGCACCGGCCCTAAGCGTTCGGCCGGCCCCGCCGGTCATCACGTCCCGGGACCGGGCCCGAGCAGCGTGCGGGTCAGCCGCCCGCCGGGGTCGGACCGACCGTGCTTCCGGCGCTGGAGGGCGCAGGTGGAGGACGACGGTCCTGTCGTCCAGCTGTCCAACGATGCGGTGATCCGCACGGGTACCGCGAACGGTCAGCCGGTCTCAGCTGCCCGTGTCAACAGAACGACAACCCGGGCCCGACCAGCGCAGCTTGAAGGAATCCTGTCCAGGCCGCTCAGTCGAGGGCGCAGCTATCATCAGGTCAAGGGCGACCATGGGGATTGTGCTCGTGCTCGGGTTGGCGGCTCTGGCCGGGTACATGATCAGAAGCGCCGTGTTGGTGTGGCGTGATCCCTGCCGGGCCAGGTCGGAGGCTGCCGGGTGGTGGGCCAAGTTTGGAGAGCGGGGGGGCGTGGGCAGTCACGCGTGGCGTCGTACCCGTCGCGGCCATGTCGTGCCTGGCCTGCATGATGATGTGCTTCCTCGACGCCGAAAGCTGGGCAGGGGTTGGAGGCCCCCTGGAGACTGCGGGGGAGCCCTCTTCCTTTTGACGCTGACCTGTTGGGCCGGAATCGTGGAGCCGACGGCCGCGCTGAAGGGGGAGAGTCCGCGCCGCACGGCGGGGCACGACGCAGGGCTGGCCACCGACCGCCCTGACCCATGGGGGTGGCGGGGGATCGGTCTCGTGATCAACGGACAGGAGTCGGGAAGGACTTGTCGCCGAAGAGGATCCGGCCCGCCGCGGCCCGGCCGACCGGCGTGCGGAGCAGTGTGAAAGCCGCTTGGGCCATGGTGGGTGTGCGCACCTGGGCCAGTCCTGTGCGCAAGGTCAGCCGACCTCGGAAAGCGGCGCGCAGAGCGGCTCCGTCGTAGGCGGACAGCGTGTCCGGCCGCCTGGCATGCAGTGCGTGGTCCAAGACTTCGGCCGCGAACTCCGACAGTCGCAGACAGGGATCCAGGCCGCCGGCGGTGAGCGGGGAGACCGCGCCGGCCGCGTCCCCCACCAGAAGGCCGGCGGCGCAGCCGATCCGGCGCAGTACGCCCCCGACGGGAATCGGGCCGCCGCGCCGTTCCACCGCCTCCGGCCGGTCCACGCCGGACACCCCGGGCGCTGACGCGCTGAACCGCTGCAGTGCTCCGCGAAGTCCGCCCGGGAAGCGGTCCGCATAACCTGCGACGCCCACATGCGCGTGCTGCCCGTCGTTGACCACCCACGCCAGGTAGCCGGGAGCGAGCGAGGGGTCGAGCACGCAGTGGAAGGTCGGAGGCTCGTCGCGGCCGGCAAGCTCGAAGACCTCTTCGGCTCCGACCAGCAGGTGGTGATTGCGGTCGAGGGCGAGGTCGCGGGCGACGGTGGAGCGTGCTCCGTCGGCACCGACGACGAACCGCGTTCGGACCGCCGTAGGCCCGTCGCGGCTGAGGAGGCGGAACGTGTCGCCGTGCCGTCCGGCGTAGCGCGTGCCCAGGGCGATCCGCACGCCGGCGATCGCCGCGGTGGCCGCCGTCGCCGTGTAGAGAGGCGCCATGTCTCCTACGCGGTACTCGTCGCGGCTACTGACCAGGGTGACCGGGCGGCGCAGGTCGGGCGGGTAGAGGACGACCCGACGAATCGGTGGGCCGAGGTGCTCGGGCGGCAGCGGAAAGTCGTCGAGCGTCTTCCGCACGAAGATCCCCGTGGTGCGGACCGCGCCGGCGAGACTGGTTCGCCGGTCGATCAGGAGGACGTCGTGGCCCTGCCGTGCGAGGAGTGTGGCGGTGTGGAGGCCGGCCAGCCCGGCGCCGACGACCAGGACGTCGGTACGGGCGGTGGGCCCGAGGCCGTCGCAGCCGGTCGGTGTCGTCACAGGTGCCGCCCCGCGGCCGTGGCCTCGTTCGCCAGGCTTTCGGCCTCCCAGCGCAGCAGGTCTCCGGGCTGGCAGTCCAGGACCTCGCAGAGCGCGGCCAGGGTGGAAAACCGGACCGCCTTGGCGCGTCCGTTCTTGAGGACCGCCAGGTTGGCGGGGGTGATGCCGACACGTTCCGCGAGTTCGCCCACGGACATCTTGCGCCTGGCCAGCATCACGTCGATGTCGACGACGATCGGCATCAGATCACCCTGGCCAGCTCGGCCTGCATCCGGGTCGCCTCGACCTCGCGGACGACCGCCTGGGCCAGCAGCATCCGCAGCACGAGCACGATGAGGGCGACCGCGAAGACCGCCAAGGAGACACCGCCGAGCAGCAGGACGACGCCCGGGGCCACCGCCTCGCCCGGCGCCAGAACGACGCCCAGTGTGAAGACCAGGAGCGCCGCAGCGGTGAAGGCGCCGATCACGACATGCACGTACCGGAAGGCGCCGTCTGAGAACACGTTCCCGCGTCGCACCATGTTCACCAGCCGCCATACGCAGACCAGGACGGTCTGGGCCGTGCCGATGCCCAGGACCACGATCAGCAGGATCGGAACGCGCCGGTCCGCGAGCACACCGCCCTCCATGTCGTCGGCCAGCAGCGCCACCATCACGGTCTGCACGAACAGCGAACCGGCGAGCAGTGCCACGAGCACGGTACGCAACGCCAACACGGTGATCTTTCTCATCACTTCCCCTTCGATCGAAATGCAACAGGAATCTATCGAAACTCAATAGGATGAGCAAGGTGGTGCCGGCGTCCGGGCCGGGCGCTGTGCGCCGAGGGTCGGCAGGTGTGCCGGCCCGGGCGGTCGGGGTGTGGGGCGTCGGGGTGGCGAGTACGACATCGTTGAGTACGGGGATAGGACGTTGGCGCAGCTCGATGCCGAGGGCACGGCCGAAGCTCAGCGTCTGTCGCATGGCAGGCCCGACCAGAACCGACATTCGCACCGATCGAGCTTTGAAGTAGCTAAACCGTCCGGTTCTTGCGTGCCGTGGTCCGGCAGCCTCCTGCGATCCGGTGCATGTTGGATCCCGAGCTGCTGGAACGGATCACCGCGCGGCGCGCGGAACTGGACGAACTGGTCCTGTCGGCCACGGCCCGTAGCGTTCGGGCAGGTCACGCCAGGAGATCCCGGTGCGGATCTTGTAGACCATCCCGTTGATGACCTGCCGGTGTGCCACCCGGGGCCTGCCTGTCGCGGCCCGCGGTATCAGCGGAGCGAGCAACTCCCACTCCTGATCAGTGAGCTCATGGCGACGTATCACCCCCATGATCCACCACCCGATGATCTTTGAAGACGGACCCAAGCTCGCCGAAGGCAGCGCACGGCTCGTCACCCCATTACTGTTCCGGAGTGACTACCTTCATGCCAAGAACGCGAAAATCTGTGTTGGCTGGAGTAGACATTGGGTAGTGGTGTGGTTATGTTTCTCCTGTAACCCAGAAGGATCGCAGGGCCCGACAGACACGAACTGCCGGGCAGTAGTACCCGCAGTTGCAGGACGGTGCGGTGATGGAGTGTCGAAGCCAGGATGTTGCAGGACGGCGACGGGACTGATGACCGGACCGGGCGGCCCGCAGTGATCAGGGGCCGCCACCGTAGTGGCACTACCCAGCAGTGAAGTCAGTGAGCGGTACCTCGGTGAAGGCGTCGGCTGCGGACGCGCGCACCGGGAGGTTCGGCAGCGGGGTTCCAAGCCAGAGCAGACGCAGGACGGGCAACGGGGCTGGCTGCCGAAGAGTGGCGCTGTCACAAGTCACTGAGATGTTCGTAGCACCAGCAGGAGAGCAGTACTAGAGGAAAGAACGGAGGAACGAAGCGCCATCAGGATCGCCCGGGCGGAGTTTTGGGCCTGGGTACCGCAGGACATCGATAGTGAGGTGGTCTCCGGTCAAGAAACCGCGATCCCCGCGCCCCCGGCAGCAGGCAGGTCGGGTCCGCGGACACAGAAGGCCGGTGCAGTCTCAGGGCCGGCAGATGGTGTAGGAGTTCCTTCGGGGCCCTGGTGCCGTATGGCACCAGGGCCCCTCCACGCGTTCCGCAGAGAGGTGCAGATGACAGCAGACGATTCGTACGGCCGACTCGACGACGACGACTACCCCGCCTACACCATGGGGCGGGCGGCCGAGATGCTCGGCACGACCCCCGCCTTCCTGCGGGCCATCGGGGAAGCCCGACTGATCACGCCGCTCCGCTCGGAGGGCGGCCACCGCCGCTACTCCCGCTACCAGTTGCGCATCGCAGCCCGCGCCCGCGAACTGGTCGACCAGGGCACCCCTGTCGAGGCGGCCTGCCGCATCATCATCCTGGAAGACCAGCTTCAAGAAGCGCGGCGTATCAACGAGGAACTGCAGAGGCGCCCCGGCGGCTTGGTGGACAAGTCCGATGGCTGAGGCCGCCTCTGCTCGCTGGTCCTGTGAGGGACCGGCTGTCAAGGCGGGAAGCCCTTGCCGTAACCGAAGAGGCAGCTGTCCGCACCGATGTGCCGGGCCCGGCTCAGGCTAGGACTCTCGCCTTCTCGCCGGAGCGATGCGGCTGTAGACGCGGAACCGGACGGCAGTGTCGTGGGGCGTGGGGCGCAGGTCGATGGCGACAGGGCCGGCGAAGATGTATCCCTGTTCGGCGGCGTGACGGCGCACTTGGGCGGCGAGGGCCGGTGCCACGGGCAGAGGGCTGGCCGCGATCAACCGGTGGGTCTTCGGGAGTAGCTCGATGACGAAGTCGTTGGGTGCCACGAGGCGTTGCCGGCCGACGATCAGGGTGTTGGCGTCACACTGCCGTAAAAGCGTGGTCAACGCTTCGCCCTGCTCTTGCCTGGACGGCAGCATGCAGCGCCACACACTCGTTGTCCACTGCTCCATGAGGCGTTCGCTAGTTCCGAGGAATCCCATCGAGGGCGCCTGCCCCACCGCGCCCTGAGCAGGCTCGCCCGTATGGGTGCACTTCGGTATGAGGTGTCCCGGCTGTTGTCGGCTGCTCGAGGGAGTGGGAAACCAGCGCTTGGGCTGAGAGTGGCTCTGCGAGTGGTACGCCAACCTTCCATGCGAAGCGTTACGACGTCCGTGTGACGCTGGCGTGCTGCGCGTGCTGCGCGTGCTGGACGGGAGGGGAGGGCTGAGGCCGCGGATCGGAACACGCTTGAGTGCGGTTGGGTGTCGGTCGGTGGGGCGCCGCCGGGCGTGTGCCGCGCGATCAGGGCGTTGCGGAGATGCGCAGGCAGTTCGGCAACCGGGCCGGTCACAGGTCACGGCAGTCGCGCTGCCGGGTGCCCGCCGGGATCGTCGGCCAGCACGATGGCGGTTTTGACGCGTTTTCCCACCGGCTCGCGGCGGATCTCGAAGGTGCGGCACACGGCCATCACGATCTCCAGGCCGTGCTTGCCGACCCGGGGCGGGTCGGTCGCCTGGGGCATCGGCGGGCCCGGGTCACTGTCCCAGACGCTGATCTCCACGGCACCGTCGCTGATCTCCAGATCCAGCAGGCACGGTCCGGGCGCGTACTTGTGCGCGTTGGTCACCAGTTCACTGACCACCAGCTCCGCCAGGCCCATCGCGCGCTCCGACACCGGGAGCCCGTTCACGGCCTGTGCCCGGGCCATGAAACGGCGGGTCATGTCCCGGGCTTCCCCGATCCGCTCTCCGCCCTCCAGCGCGACCGCGGACTGCAGAGGGCGGCCGGCCAGCGACTGATCCGCGTCTTCGTGCACCACTGGCCCCATACCGCCACCCTTGTCCTGAGCAATCCGGCTCGTGGACGCCCAACTGCCCTGAAACCCCTACTACATGCAACCCTCACGTCACAGTTGCATAAATCACTCAAGTGTGGCGCGTCGTCAGGTGGGAAACGTCGGTGGGGGGAGAGAGGGACGGGACGGGGCGATGCCAGCGCTGGCGGCGCAGGTGTCACGGGGGACATCGATTCCGACTTCCACCACCAGCCCGGGTCCCACCAGAATGTCGTCCACCTCATCCAGGCTGCCCCCATAGGCGCTTGACGTCGGGGGTGTGTGTCCGTCAGATGGCAGGCGATCCCATGCTGTCTGCGACCCAGGGCTGTCGTCCGTCTGGGCGAGGGTCCACGTCTTCGGGGCGGCACCCCTTTAGAGTGGGTGGCAGCCGCCGAAGGGAGGCGCCATGTCGGACGATCCGACGGGCCCGTTGGGTACGGCAATGCGGGAGGTCACGTTCCCGGACCAGTCTCGCGGGATCATCTTGGTGCGGGCGGGGACACCGCAGGACGAGGCCGAGGCAATGGCCGCCCGGGTGTGGGCCGCGATGCCGGAAGGCTGACCCGCATGAAGTCAGGTATCCCGTACTGACCTCTCGCGCCTTTGCTGAGCAGTCGGCCGTGAATCGGAACCAGCCGTACGGAGCCCGCACCGGTGTTGCGTGGCGCCATCGCGTCGATGGCCTGGGGAGGAGGCGCGGTGGCGGTCTCTGCAGCGAGGTCGAGCCACTCGGGGCGAGGGACGCCGCGCCGCGTTGTGCAGCATGGTGCGCCTGCTGGCTGTCCAGGAGAGGCTCGCCGAAGGCGGCCCGAGGGGACCTCGTCGGTCAGCCGACGTGCACGTCTTTCACTGACCCAGCGGCGGCAGGTCGCAGGCGCCCCCGCTGTCTCAGGGGCAGCACTCACCCCGTCTGGAGCTCCCGGTCCGGCGGTGGGAGCTTGACCTTCCGCAAGGCTGTCGCAGGCGTGCTTTTAGCATGATCGGATGGTTTTCGATGATGCCGATAGGAGCAGGCCGGCACGGGGAGTTGTGGAGGGGGAGGCTGTAGCCGGTCTCTCCGGCGGATCACGCCGTGGCGATGCCGAAGAGAACTCTCGTCCTGTTGCCGACCTGGCCGGGTGGGCGGCGGATCTGGTCGAGCCGGTCAAACCGAAGCTACGTGGCTGGCTCCACGCTGCGATGGTCCCGGCCTCGTTGAGTGCCGGCATCGTCCTGATCTGCCTGACCCGGACGCCGGCGACCTGGGCCTGCGCCGTGTACGCCGTGACTGCTTGGCTGCTGTTCGGAACAAGCGCCGTCTACCACCTGGGGACCGCTGGGCGAGGCGATTCTGCGGCGTTTCGACCACGCCAACATCTTTCTGATCATCGCGGGAACCTGCACGCCGCTGGCCGTGCTCCTCCCTGCTGACCGGGAGGCCCTGCTGCTGTGGATCGTGTGGACGGGTGCGCTGGTCGGCATCGTCTTCCGTGTCCTGTGGGTCAGTGCTCCCCGCTGGTTGTACACCCCCTGCTACCTGGCCCTGGGATGGGCACCGGTGCGTTACCTGCCCGACTTCCTGCACACCGGCGGAGCCGCCGTAGTCATCCTGATAGTGGCCGGCGGTCTCCTCTACAGTGCGGGAGCGGTGGTGTACGCGGTCCAGCGCCCCAATCCCTCGCCCCGCTGGTTCGGCTTCCACGAGGTGTTCCACCTTCTGACCGTGGCAGCCTTCACCGCGCACTACATTGCCATCTCCCTCGCCGTCTACTGACCGCAGCAGCAGGATTCACTACGGCGTCACGGCGCTGCCGCCTCACTCGCGCACCGATCGGGCAAAGCGGCATGCGTTGAGGGCCCCGACCGGCACGCCGGTCGGGCCCTCAACGCTGTTCCAGTGTCAGCGCGCGCCTGTCGCGTCGGTCAGGCGGACAGGGGAGCGCCGAGCATCGCGGAAGCCCGCTGCAACGGACTCTCGATCCGCGCGGGGGCGGCTCTAGGGAGGGTGCGGCAGGTGAAGCCCAGCAGGGCCATGGCCCTCAGGACTTCGCCGGCACTGAAGTCGCGGCGGTCCTGGCGGGTGATGACCTGGCCGACCTGCTTGGCAGGGTAGTGACGCCGTCCGATGATCACGGACTCGCCGGTGACCGGTTCCGGCTTGACGCCCTTCATCGATTCCAGCACGCCGCCCTTGGTCAGGTCGAACGGGAAGCGGGCAATGACACAGCGCATGATGCCTCACAGGCAGAAGAGAAAACGGGGCCGACCGCCGTCCAGCGGTTCAGCGGGACAGAGCGAGGACGCCCAGGGCGCTACCGTGTTCGTCGACCACGGGCACCAGCCCGCGCCGCCCGAAAGGTACCGTGTCCTCGGCTTCTTCCCTCGTGGCCGACGGTGAGACGAAGGGCTCGCTGTCGTCGGTGATGTCACCCAGGCGGAGCCGGTCGGTGTATCCGGAGCTGTCCCGGACGGCGGTGAGCCGGGCCTGGGTGACCAGGCCGACGCACCGGGCATCTTCGTCGCACACGACCAGATGCTCGGCCCGGGCGGCGGCCATTACGGACAGCGCCACCTCGACGGTCATGTCGTACCAGACCTGCGGCCCGGCGGCGTCCATGACGTCGACCACCGTGCCGTGCCATGGGCGAGCTCTTACGGAGCGATCCTGCAACTGTCCTGGCGTCAAAGGGTGCCTCCTGTGCAGACGGGCGGGGTTTCTGATCAGGACGGTTCTAGGCGGCCGTACCGGCAGTGGACTGGGGTGCGGGGGTACGCCGGGTCGCCGGGGCGGGGCGGCGTCGGCCGCGGGAGGTGGCGCCGCGCTTCCTGGGGCGTTCGGTCACCGGGGCGGTGATGACGACCGGGATGCCGGTCGGGGCCTGGGCTCCGGTGATCCGGCTAAGGGCCTCGTCGCCCGAGCTGACCTGGGTGGGCTGCGGCCGGATCCCGGCGTCCGACATGAGGCGGACCATGCCGCGGCGCTGGCTCGGGGTGACGAGCGTGACGACGCTCCCGGACTCGCCGGCGCGGGCCGTGCGGCCGCCCCGGTGGAGGTAGTCCTTGTGGTCGGTCGGCGGGTCGACGTTGACGACGAGGTCGAGGTTGTCGACGTGGATACCGCGCGCCGCGACGTTGGTCGCCACCAGCACGGTGACGTGTCCGGTCTTGAACTGCGCCAGGGTGCGGGTGCGCTGCGGCTGGGACTTGCCGCCGTGCAGGGCGGCGGCCCGTACCCCGCTGTTGAGCAGGTCCTGGGTCAGCCTGTCGACGGCGTGCTTGGTGTCGAGGAACATGATGACGCGGCCGTCGCGCGCGGCGATCTCGGTGGTGACCGCGTGCTTGTCCGCGGCGTGGACGTGGAGTACGTGGTGCTCCATCGTCGTGACGGCGCCGGCCGAGGGGTCGACGGAGTGCACGACGGGATCGGTCAGGTAGCGGCGTACGAGCAGGTCGACGTTGCGGTCGAGGGTGGCGGAGAACAGCATGCGCTGGCCCTCGGGGCGGACCTGGTCGAGCAGAGCGGTGACCTGCGGCATGAAGCCCATGTCGGCCATCTGGTCGGCCTCGTCGAGGACAGTGATGGACACTTGGTTCAGTCGGCAGTCGCCGCGGTCGATGAGGTCCTTGAGGCGTCCCGGAGTGGCGACGACGACCTCGGCGCCGCCGCGCAGCGCGCTCGCCTGCCTGCCGATCGACATCCCGCCCACGACCGTGGCCAGCCGCAGCTTCACAGAGCGGGCGTACGGGGCGAGCGCGTCGGTGACCTGCTGCGCCAGCTCACGAGTCGGTACGAGGACCAGCCCCAGCGGCTGACGGGGCTCGGCCCGCCGTCCGGCCGTGCGGGCCAGCAGGGCCAGCCCGAAGGCGAGGGTCTTTCCGGAGCCGGTGCGCCCGCGGCCGAGGACGTCTCGGCCGGCGAGGGAGTTCGGCAGGGTCGCGGCCTGGATCGGGAACGGTACGGTGACGCCGACCGAGCCGAGCGCGGCCAGCAGCTCACCGGGCATGTCGAGATCGGCGAAGCCCTCCACGGCCGGGAGCGCGGGAGTGATCGTCCGAGGGGGAGCGAACTCCCCCTGGACGGCGGCGGGCCGGCGGCCGTAACCGCCTGAGCGGCTGGGTCCGGCCGACCGGCGCGGCGCCGGCGAACCGAAGCGGCTGCCGCCCTTTCCGGAGTCGGCACTGCCATTACGGGCGCGGGCGAAGCGGTCGTTTGTGCGTGTGCGGTTCATGCGGAACCTTCCTCGATGCGGCACATATCAAGGAATTCCCGAAGCAATGAGCAGCACGGAGAACCGCAAGAATGGACCGGTGGGCCTTGAAAGCGAATCTGGCCAACAGAAAAACTGTGCGGGCGCAGGCGCTGGAAGGATTGGGTGCGCTATGGGCTCGATATTTGAAGCGCCCACTGCGCTGTAGCTGTGAAGGGATGCGTCTGCACCCTCGAAGGGCGTTCCGCCAACGATGTCCGGGGTGTCGTCCACGGGAGAAATCACTGCGGAAAACGCATGTAGCTGGGGCCCGCACCCCGAGGGATGCGGGCCCCAGCTACAAGTGTGTGACAGTCAGCGTCAGGCGGGAACGATGTTCTCGGCCGTCGGGCCCTTCTGGCCCTGCGCGATGTCGAAGCTCACCTTCTGGCCCTCGAGCAGCTCGCGGAAGCCCTGGGCGGCGATGTTCGAGTAGTGGGCGAACACGTCAGCGCCGCCACCGTCCTGCTCGATGAAGCCGAAGCCCTTTTCCGCGTTGAACCACTTCACGGTACCAGCAGCCATGTCATTTCTCCTTTGGGGCAATGCATACGGGATCCGCATCCTGCGAACCTCGTGTCGCCGCGATGATCGCCCCGCCCGGAAAAGACCGGAGATACAAGAGTGCTTCCAGGGGCACAGGACCCGACCGGAGCACTTGAAGTTTCGGGAACCACAACTGCAACTGGCAACGACACTAGCACGCCTCGGCAGCGACTGTGCGATGAAGAACGACACCCTGCTTATTGCGGCAGAGAATCTATCCGCATGCTCCGATGAAAACTCTAACCGCGCGCACAGATATTGACCCACCGTGCGACGCCAAATCTTCGCGTGCCGCTTTTGCGTGATCCGGTCCCCCGCCTCGCTCTCCGCTACCGCACGGGTCGCACCGCCACGGGGCCAGACAGGCCCGGCTCCACCTACGACGCGCTCGCCGCCCCCGCCCCCGCCTCCCGACACCACCGCCCTGCGCCGCCTGCTGCGCCTGTCCGTACGGCTGTGGTGGCACCCCTACTGGGAGAGCGCCCCCTCGATACCGGCGGCGGGTTCCGAGTTGCGCCAGCTGGTTCGTGCCCGGGGAGCCGTCCGGGCCGCTTGACCCGGCGCCTCGGTCGACCAGGAGCACAGGGTTGCGACAAGGGTTGCGCCTGGCTGTTGCGCGACCCGTTGGACCGTCTCCTCGTTCGCGCTGGTCACCACACGATTTCACCGTGGTCGACCGCTGACATCCCCGTTGCGGCCGCTCGGCCATGTCCTCTGGCTGAAGTGAGGGAGCAAGGAACGGGCGGCACGGCCGCGGCCGGGGATCGGTGTTCGTTCAGCCGGTTGCGCGTCGGCCCGGGACTGCCGCGCCGTGCCGCCTCACCGGGACAGTGGCGTGAGGCGGGGAAGGTTCGCGGGGGAGAGGTCGGGGCGGGCGCGGTGCCAGCGTGCGGGGTGGCGTCACCGGACGGAAGCGTTCCGGGCGACGTCGACTCCGCCTTCCACCACCAGTTCGGATTCCATCAGTGCGACTGAACCGGCGGCAAGTCTGATGCGGAGGACGGTGCATGCGAGCCGTGGTGAGCCCCGGGGGCGTCTGTGGGGCGGGTCAGCGGGAGGCGCAGACGGCTTGAGTGTGGAGGTGTTCCAGGGCGTGTAGGACGACGGTGTGGCAGTGCCATGACAGCCAGCGGCCGACGTCGGTTCCCGTCTGCTGCGGCGCGGCGAGCTGAGCCCAGGTGAAGTCGGCCAGGCGGCGTCAGCACGTGGCCCTTGCCGTTGGTCAGCGGGATGCTGTGGGCGGCTCTGCTGCCTGTCTGCAGGATGGCGTGGCGGGACGCCTCGTCGACGACGGCTGCGGTTCCTACCTCCCGCACGGTCACCTGCTGGCGGGTCGAGGCCGCCCGCGCGCACGAGGTGGTGGGGGCGTCGACGAAGGCGAAGTAGTCGGTGAAGTACTTGTTCAGGCCGGTGTGCCGGGCCAGGTGGAGCCGACCGCTTTCCGCGAGCTGAACGTTGCCCATGGAAGTCTGTGTGATCGTCAGCACCCGGTGGAGGGCTGCCTTGAGCACGGCTCCCTGGTTCTTGCGTGAGCTCACCTCCAGGCGGAGCCCTGGCAGCCGGGGCGGGCTGGAACGGGCCGGCCGGGAAACCACGACGCAGGGCAACGGTGTCTGGTTGCTGCAGCCGATGCAACAGCCGCAGCCGAAGTGGCTGCTTGGTGCGGCAGTGGTCGCGGGCGGTGAATGCAAGGTCGTCGGCCTCGGCTCGGCCTGTGGGCTGCACGGCCTCTCGGCGCCGGTACGCTCGGCCGAACGGAAATCAGGATCATCAGCCGGACTCACAGGGCCGGTTGCCGCGTTCACCTTCTTCTCATCGGCGGTTCACCGGCCTCGTTGAGACTGACTGGTGGCCGGGTGGGGGTCGCCATTCGTCAGGGGGAGCCGGCCAGTGTTGCCGCGGCCGCCCGATCCCTGCATGGGCACGGGAAGTGAGACGTGGGTGCTGTTGGAACGACGGCCAGACCAGGACCGGCGCGCTGGCTGCGGGCGTCAAGTGGCGGCAGGCGGGCCTTGACCCTGACCACTGTGGTTGCGGTGGTCTGGGCGCTGCTGTCCGCGCTGGTCCTGCCCGCCGGTGTTGCGGCGGCGGCTCCGTTGACCAGATCGCAGACGACGGTTTTCACCGAGGGCGAGCGAGAGGCCGGGGCCTCCGCCTCCTACGTGTGCTTCCGGGCCCCCGCGGTGGTCAAGGCCGCCGACGGTACTCTGCTCGCCTTCGCCGAGGGCCGGATTGGCAGCTGCTCTGACACAGCCTCCATCGACATCGTCGTGAAGCGCTACGTCAACGGCGCATGGAGTGCCCTGCAGGTGGTGGCCCGCCACAGCGCCGGGCACATCTACCACAATGTGACGCCGGTGGTCGACGCCGCCTCGGGTCGGGTCGTCGTGCTGTACACCGAGAACTACGACCACATCCACCGCATCACCAGCGAGGACGACGGCCTGCACTGGACGGCCGCGGACGACATCTCCGCCGACGTCTGGTCAACTGCCTGGGGAGCCCTGTACGCCG encodes the following:
- a CDS encoding cold-shock protein, whose amino-acid sequence is MAAGTVKWFNAEKGFGFIEQDGGGADVFAHYSNIAAQGFRELLEGQKVSFDIAQGQKGPTAENIVPA
- a CDS encoding FAD-dependent oxidoreductase, with the protein product MTTPTGCDGLGPTARTDVLVVGAGLAGLHTATLLARQGHDVLLIDRRTSLAGAVRTTGIFVRKTLDDFPLPPEHLGPPIRRVVLYPPDLRRPVTLVSSRDEYRVGDMAPLYTATAATAAIAGVRIALGTRYAGRHGDTFRLLSRDGPTAVRTRFVVGADGARSTVARDLALDRNHHLLVGAEEVFELAGRDEPPTFHCVLDPSLAPGYLAWVVNDGQHAHVGVAGYADRFPGGLRGALQRFSASAPGVSGVDRPEAVERRGGPIPVGGVLRRIGCAAGLLVGDAAGAVSPLTAGGLDPCLRLSEFAAEVLDHALHARRPDTLSAYDGAALRAAFRGRLTLRTGLAQVRTPTMAQAAFTLLRTPVGRAAAGRILFGDKSFPTPVR
- a CDS encoding FhaA domain-containing protein; translated protein: MEQWTTSVWRCMLPSRQEQGEALTTLLRQCDANTLIVGRQRLVAPNDFVIELLPKTHRLIAASPLPVAPALAAQVRRHAAEQGYIFAGPVAIDLRPTPHDTAVRFRVYSRIAPARRRES
- a CDS encoding DUF2975 domain-containing protein, whose amino-acid sequence is MRKITVLALRTVLVALLAGSLFVQTVMVALLADDMEGGVLADRRVPILLIVVLGIGTAQTVLVCVWRLVNMVRRGNVFSDGAFRYVHVVIGAFTAAALLVFTLGVVLAPGEAVAPGVVLLLGGVSLAVFAVALIVLVLRMLLAQAVVREVEATRMQAELARVI
- a CDS encoding MerR family transcriptional regulator, with product MTADDSYGRLDDDDYPAYTMGRAAEMLGTTPAFLRAIGEARLITPLRSEGGHRRYSRYQLRIAARARELVDQGTPVEAACRIIILEDQLQEARRINEELQRRPGGLVDKSDG
- a CDS encoding helix-turn-helix domain-containing protein; amino-acid sequence: MPIVVDIDVMLARRKMSVGELAERVGITPANLAVLKNGRAKAVRFSTLAALCEVLDCQPGDLLRWEAESLANEATAAGRHL
- a CDS encoding transposase; this encodes MGVIRRHELTDQEWELLAPLIPRAATGRPRVAHRQVINGMVYKIRTGISWRDLPERYGPWPTGPVRPVPRAAR
- a CDS encoding SCO5918 family protein: MRCVIARFPFDLTKGGVLESMKGVKPEPVTGESVIIGRRHYPAKQVGQVITRQDRRDFSAGEVLRAMALLGFTCRTLPRAAPARIESPLQRASAMLGAPLSA
- a CDS encoding DEAD/DEAH box helicase, whose amino-acid sequence is MNRTRTNDRFARARNGSADSGKGGSRFGSPAPRRSAGPSRSGGYGRRPAAVQGEFAPPRTITPALPAVEGFADLDMPGELLAALGSVGVTVPFPIQAATLPNSLAGRDVLGRGRTGSGKTLAFGLALLARTAGRRAEPRQPLGLVLVPTRELAQQVTDALAPYARSVKLRLATVVGGMSIGRQASALRGGAEVVVATPGRLKDLIDRGDCRLNQVSITVLDEADQMADMGFMPQVTALLDQVRPEGQRMLFSATLDRNVDLLVRRYLTDPVVHSVDPSAGAVTTMEHHVLHVHAADKHAVTTEIAARDGRVIMFLDTKHAVDRLTQDLLNSGVRAAALHGGKSQPQRTRTLAQFKTGHVTVLVATNVAARGIHVDNLDLVVNVDPPTDHKDYLHRGGRTARAGESGSVVTLVTPSQRRGMVRLMSDAGIRPQPTQVSSGDEALSRITGAQAPTGIPVVITAPVTERPRKRGATSRGRRRPAPATRRTPAPQSTAGTAA
- a CDS encoding CBS domain-containing protein, whose protein sequence is MTPGQLQDRSVRARPWHGTVVDVMDAAGPQVWYDMTVEVALSVMAAARAEHLVVCDEDARCVGLVTQARLTAVRDSSGYTDRLRLGDITDDSEPFVSPSATREEAEDTVPFGRRGLVPVVDEHGSALGVLALSR
- a CDS encoding ATP-binding protein, which codes for MHEDADQSLAGRPLQSAVALEGGERIGEARDMTRRFMARAQAVNGLPVSERAMGLAELVVSELVTNAHKYAPGPCLLDLEISDGAVEISVWDSDPGPPMPQATDPPRVGKHGLEIVMAVCRTFEIRREPVGKRVKTAIVLADDPGGHPAARLP